TTCATGTCTGCTTGTAAAGCCCAGGGTGTTGACAGACAGAGAGACTTGAACTATAGGTCGCCTTTGCAGCCATATGGCTCGTGGCTTGCGTTGGTCATGTGTGTTTTGATtattttgatcaagaactttaCGGTTTTCTTGGGCCATCCATTCCCTTACAAGACGTTTATTACCGGTTACGTGGTGTTGCCAGTGTTTTTGTTATTCTACGGAGGCTTTAAGTTATTCTACAGAACTAAGCTTATCAACTCAGATGAGGTGGACTTGGCCACTTACAAAGACGTGGTGGATGCAGAGGAAGAATCATGGGCCGCTGAGGATGAGGAGGCTGAAGCCCTTAGACAGGCTAACGGAAACCCTAAGAACTGGAGCTGGTTCTATAATAAGATCTTTGGATGGATCTTCTGATTGTATAATATTATAATATTTGAAAGCTCACAATATACAATACCTAGCACAAAGTCTGTGCCACCACTCTGGATAAGCCGAAATAATGTGGAACATAGGGTATAAGAATGGCTGCGAAAGAAGTTGCGAAGAGAAGCTCAAAAGCTAAAAAGCTAAaaagtccaccaccactggcCGATGGTCAGAAAACCTGTATCCCTCCGGGGTAACATTGTCGATGACATTATAGTCGATGacggtggtgttggaacCTTGGGTATTGGAATCGATAGGAGCCCAAATAAAATCAATCACCGTCTGGTTATCGGTGGGTTCAAATCCAGTGTAGGTAGGTTCCTGACTATACTTCTGGTAAGCGATCACCCTAGTATCTGCCAAGTCCTTAACTAAGGTGGTGTACGATAAATCCGTGTcgatggagttgaagtcCCCTGTCAAAATCGTTTGGTAATCGTTGGGGATCTGACTGATCCACCCAGCAATCAACTCCGATGAGTGTTCCCGGGCCTCTTCACTGGTTTGGTCGTAGTGAGTATTAAAGTAGTTGATGTGCTTGCCAGTTTGAATGTGTTTCAATTCCGTCATGGTGACGATTCT
Above is a window of Yamadazyma tenuis chromosome 1, complete sequence DNA encoding:
- a CDS encoding uncharacterized protein (COG:G; EggNog:ENOG503P5XB), which translates into the protein MLPQFAITALLFATSLAAPIEAPLNFRVITSNVRVKTNKPFAHEQPWDVRKYGQIQTLQQQSANSSTLIGLQEIKKDMLDEVIAGLNNNQTNITSGWTYFGVGRDDGVEKGEYAAVVYDNRVWDLVNGTYKWLSPTPDIPTKGWGASNIRIVTMTELKHIQTGKHINYFNTHYDQTSEEAREHSSELIAGWISQIPNDYQTILTGDFNSIDTDLSYTTLVKDLADTRVIAYQKYSQEPTYTGFEPTDNQTVIDFIWAPIDSNTQGSNTTVIDYNVIDNVTPEGYRFSDHRPVVVDFLAF